A region from the Cellvibrio sp. PSBB006 genome encodes:
- the tssG gene encoding type VI secretion system baseplate subunit TssG produces the protein MSALASVEHKTYAGLNLLQLVRRLLPLPLRDGSQVMKQLGDHVRFRAHLGYEHPRHQVAGVDVRTTPVQIYLNQYILAGLLGTLPAPYLELCYQRAREGDGAMAAFLDVFNHRINTLRYWMMMRANPDLGLAQDQLPLPGRLINAINGDQAGPLNPRQLLAIAGLLSHPRRSHSFVQSLLRRLIGLPLQLQPFRGGWLPLDKEQHIALGLQNSRLAQTTVIGTRCWDQHKSLRLLIQVETYEQLIDFQPEGNRHQWLCDLVRWITHYRYDIEVCLDLPKTHQVLPLHAHPEAGKGLRLAYTSWLYQSAPEMAARKQWRLNTSMPAQADAEQWQLTFTIPALR, from the coding sequence ATGTCTGCTTTAGCCTCGGTCGAACACAAAACCTATGCCGGGCTGAATCTGTTGCAGCTTGTGCGGCGGCTCTTGCCTTTGCCGTTGCGCGATGGCTCGCAGGTGATGAAGCAGTTGGGTGATCACGTGCGCTTCCGGGCGCACCTGGGTTATGAGCATCCCCGGCATCAGGTGGCGGGTGTGGATGTGCGGACCACGCCGGTGCAGATTTATTTAAACCAGTACATCCTCGCTGGCCTCCTCGGCACCTTGCCGGCACCATACCTGGAGTTGTGTTACCAGCGCGCCCGTGAGGGCGATGGTGCCATGGCGGCGTTTCTGGATGTGTTCAATCACCGCATCAATACCCTGCGTTACTGGATGATGATGCGCGCCAACCCGGATCTCGGTCTGGCCCAGGACCAATTGCCTTTACCGGGCCGTTTGATCAACGCCATCAACGGCGATCAGGCGGGCCCGTTAAATCCTCGCCAGTTGCTGGCCATTGCCGGGTTACTCAGCCATCCGCGCCGCAGCCACAGCTTTGTGCAATCGCTGTTGCGCCGCCTGATCGGTTTGCCCTTGCAATTGCAACCGTTTCGCGGTGGCTGGCTGCCGCTCGACAAGGAGCAGCACATCGCCCTGGGGCTGCAAAACAGTCGGCTTGCCCAGACTACCGTGATCGGCACGCGCTGCTGGGATCAGCACAAATCGCTGCGCCTGTTGATCCAGGTTGAGACCTATGAGCAATTGATTGACTTCCAGCCGGAGGGCAATCGTCATCAATGGCTGTGCGACCTGGTGCGCTGGATTACCCATTACCGCTATGACATTGAGGTGTGCCTGGACCTGCCCAAAACCCATCAGGTGTTGCCGCTGCATGCGCACCCGGAAGCAGGCAAGGGCCTGCGGCTCGCCTATACCAGCTGGCTGTACCAGAGCGCACCGGAGATGGCGGCGCGCAAACAATGGCGGCTTAACACCAGCATGCCCGCGCAGGCGGATGCCGAGCAGTGGCAGCTGACCTTCACAATCCCGGCGCTGAGGTGA
- the tssF gene encoding type VI secretion system baseplate subunit TssF produces MLSDETLKRYFLEELEYLRTESVRFAGDYPEVAQELSLNRERSGDPHIEMMLQSFAYLTGHLRYQMDLDDALLPNQLLAALSPHLEAPWPAASVVQFDVTQGNFASVQCVKRNTPLSTEIDMHGKRYPCRFITRYDTEVWPIEVTRVTAPPHNLIRAVKPGSGVFAALCVHLRAFQGFRFDGFPMQRLSFYLHGPDRFRLYDQLKNHLQGILVRNPVDDSYYSLPVSALGFKGLDTEDSLLPGDAGVNPGLPLLREYFLFPDKFLFGTLEGLSTKGFEQELEIIFLLSQECEALTTDAFKVNCAPVINLFRQAIEPIHLRATRLEYPVTGDQFHHAHCEIHSLGEVYFLYPDGTTQSLQPLYGDRNSPFGYWVARREPSQLPSVTGTEYFLRFLNEQFEPDWQPGMSVMGRAWCTNRNLPERLPLAGNLQMEVPGVVQTARMVKRPSRHQSPQLTGDQTRRLVAQLNSHYLPLRSGAEGLEALRQLLVQHIPADQAGARRQIAALLALSCRMVGHHVGDEAWRGYCHGTELTLSVNIHYFDRASVILFGEVLNECLAHFVPLNSFVSLILRDADGELIRRWPARVGTQCLL; encoded by the coding sequence ATGTTATCGGATGAAACCTTAAAGCGTTATTTCCTCGAAGAGCTGGAGTACCTGCGTACCGAGTCGGTGCGTTTTGCCGGCGATTACCCCGAGGTGGCGCAGGAGCTTTCGCTGAATCGCGAACGTTCCGGTGATCCGCACATTGAAATGATGTTGCAATCCTTTGCTTATCTCACCGGGCATTTGCGTTACCAGATGGATCTGGATGATGCCTTGCTGCCTAATCAATTATTGGCTGCGTTATCACCGCATCTTGAAGCGCCCTGGCCAGCGGCATCGGTGGTGCAATTTGATGTGACCCAGGGCAATTTTGCCAGCGTGCAATGTGTTAAACGCAATACACCACTTTCAACCGAAATTGATATGCACGGCAAACGTTATCCGTGCCGTTTTATCACGCGTTACGATACCGAAGTCTGGCCGATAGAAGTCACCAGGGTCACGGCGCCACCGCACAATCTGATCCGCGCCGTAAAACCCGGCAGCGGTGTGTTTGCGGCGCTGTGCGTGCACTTGCGTGCGTTTCAGGGGTTTCGTTTCGATGGTTTCCCCATGCAGCGGTTATCGTTTTATTTGCATGGCCCGGATCGTTTCCGTTTATATGATCAACTGAAAAATCATCTGCAGGGCATCCTGGTGCGCAACCCTGTCGATGACTCCTATTACAGCTTGCCCGTTTCGGCGCTGGGATTTAAAGGTCTGGATACGGAAGATTCACTTTTGCCCGGCGATGCCGGTGTCAATCCGGGTTTGCCTTTACTGCGAGAATATTTCCTGTTTCCCGATAAATTCCTGTTCGGTACCTTGGAAGGATTAAGTACCAAAGGCTTTGAACAGGAACTGGAGATTATCTTCCTCTTATCACAAGAGTGTGAAGCACTCACGACCGATGCTTTCAAGGTGAATTGCGCACCGGTGATTAATTTATTTCGCCAAGCTATTGAGCCTATCCACCTGCGCGCAACACGCCTTGAATATCCGGTTACCGGTGACCAATTTCATCACGCGCATTGTGAAATCCATTCGCTGGGCGAGGTGTACTTTTTATATCCCGACGGCACGACGCAATCGCTACAACCACTCTATGGCGATCGCAATTCACCTTTCGGCTATTGGGTTGCACGACGCGAGCCCAGCCAATTGCCCTCGGTGACCGGTACAGAATATTTCCTGCGTTTCCTGAATGAGCAATTTGAACCGGACTGGCAACCGGGTATGAGTGTTATGGGGCGCGCCTGGTGTACCAATCGCAACCTGCCTGAGCGCTTGCCGCTGGCGGGTAACTTACAGATGGAAGTGCCCGGCGTTGTGCAAACTGCACGCATGGTCAAACGGCCGAGCCGCCATCAGTCACCGCAATTAACCGGTGACCAGACCCGCCGCCTGGTGGCGCAGTTGAATAGCCATTACCTGCCGTTGCGTTCGGGAGCGGAAGGTCTGGAGGCCTTACGACAATTACTGGTACAGCATATTCCCGCTGACCAGGCGGGAGCGCGCCGCCAGATTGCTGCGCTGCTCGCTCTGAGTTGTCGGATGGTAGGCCACCACGTGGGCGATGAAGCCTGGCGCGGCTACTGCCATGGCACCGAGCTGACCCTGTCGGTCAACATCCATTACTTTGATCGCGCCAGCGTGATTCTCTTTGGCGAGGTGCTTAATGAATGCCTTGCGCATTTTGTGCCGCTGAACAGTTTTGTCAGCCTTATCCTGCGCGATGCGGATGGTGAGTTGATCAGGCGTTGGCCTGCCAGGGTGGGTACGCAATGTCTGCTTTAG
- a CDS encoding contractile injection system protein, VgrG/Pvc8 family, with protein MAADLHNPGAEVIMTIPAHTSVGRTAISKQDNEKLFTHVAIWLADGRVLGRDYFRLESIQGREGVSQPFEFQLELRANTNPDGGDPLDFDQIIARPVTFGVNLPTAGNNGDFLFEQALTGNKVEELSLFNGMIASFSLAEPGVYRATVRPDLWKLSLTNQYRLYGLQTIRGVIETLLREHAVRFDTQSLSPDSNLALNRVQDWLQAGESDLELITRLMEKAHLYYYFVHTGNSHTLVLANAPKYPMMLGGRPLRYTQTSSAPLGGQQCDVITQYQYQKTLASSSVQAVFSTAQVASQQDSVAGYTSYKPGSSPNKGKLPFNLYRVYSYGGGTAEVDAHAKEQAQMLDTSRSSLSGSSQCALMRVCHQFEMAMAQDARNVPELVRPSLDGKRFVLTSVQHQCSLDGSYSNQFQATEASPDTLVTPFELRNTHQGSILARVVAHDSGIPPRDWRYYDKTNFSPNRNTYTNYLPPTQTQEFQGVYVVFSTDLAGTAVWVRLASHMQVIPEINAMVWVSRSNDNGEIPEIQSIVQNNGTMTVTPSHWMANTHVGNSYSTSYSDSKSIRFPYSLGVDLAPAVAMVEDRYSKGSQLSPKFQGAQQFRDVSYSIGGGFGYSAASHGRGDILNEGHSIGCTYNKSDGEETKSWTTYDLAWSESTHQVVESYQTINDRQYSKSTIGNTESHTHIKGSSTSYQTMDGPVLSFSTHNNLLNSTSLFNGPVTSETTHNMPVGSVTLYNVTAPVMSNTTYFAPVTNTALHNALVTSTTTHNGAVVSNTTHNGSVSSTTTITGVQNSVSTITTSSSTSTLGTSNSTSIIGSSASSNMIGSSDNTHVIGVSTNSSITAKSDNTSMVGVSTDMNMIGSTNSLSMIGSKAGLSVVGVSAELSSIGSVESITAIGVNNTVTSIGSGLLVNMDPRVQSEVKGLRAKILTALEAII; from the coding sequence GTGGCAGCTGACCTTCACAATCCCGGCGCTGAGGTGATCATGACAATTCCGGCACACACATCGGTCGGTCGGACCGCTATCAGCAAACAGGATAATGAAAAACTGTTCACCCATGTCGCCATCTGGCTGGCCGATGGACGGGTCCTGGGGCGTGACTATTTCCGGCTGGAGTCGATCCAGGGGCGGGAGGGGGTTTCGCAACCCTTTGAGTTCCAACTGGAACTGCGCGCTAACACTAATCCGGATGGCGGTGACCCGCTGGATTTTGACCAGATCATCGCGCGGCCAGTTACCTTTGGCGTGAATTTGCCGACCGCTGGCAATAACGGCGACTTTTTATTCGAGCAAGCCCTGACCGGCAATAAGGTAGAAGAGTTGTCGTTATTTAACGGCATGATCGCCAGTTTCTCGCTGGCAGAGCCGGGGGTGTACCGGGCCACAGTACGTCCGGATTTATGGAAGCTTAGTCTGACCAACCAATATCGGCTCTACGGTTTGCAGACCATCCGCGGGGTTATTGAAACCCTGTTGCGCGAACACGCGGTCCGCTTTGATACCCAAAGTCTGTCGCCAGATAGCAACCTCGCGCTTAACCGGGTGCAGGACTGGTTGCAGGCCGGTGAGTCAGACCTGGAGTTGATCACGCGCCTGATGGAAAAGGCGCACCTGTATTACTACTTTGTCCATACCGGCAACAGCCACACGCTGGTGCTCGCCAATGCGCCCAAATACCCCATGATGCTGGGCGGGCGTCCGCTGCGTTATACCCAAACCAGCAGTGCGCCTTTGGGCGGACAGCAATGCGATGTCATCACCCAATACCAGTACCAGAAGACTCTGGCGAGCTCCTCGGTGCAGGCGGTATTCAGCACCGCGCAGGTGGCATCGCAACAGGATTCGGTGGCTGGTTATACCAGTTATAAACCGGGCTCTTCCCCAAATAAGGGCAAGCTGCCGTTCAACCTTTATCGTGTGTATTCCTACGGTGGCGGCACGGCGGAAGTAGATGCCCACGCCAAGGAACAGGCGCAGATGCTGGATACATCGCGCTCCAGCCTGTCCGGTTCCAGTCAGTGCGCCCTGATGCGCGTTTGCCACCAATTTGAAATGGCCATGGCCCAGGATGCGCGCAATGTGCCGGAACTGGTTCGCCCCAGTCTGGATGGCAAACGTTTTGTACTGACCTCGGTACAGCATCAGTGCAGCCTGGATGGCAGCTATTCCAATCAATTCCAGGCCACGGAAGCCTCGCCGGATACCCTAGTGACGCCCTTTGAGCTGCGCAACACACACCAGGGCAGCATCCTTGCCAGGGTCGTTGCCCACGATTCCGGTATACCGCCGCGCGACTGGCGCTACTACGACAAAACCAATTTTTCCCCCAATCGCAACACCTACACCAACTACCTGCCGCCGACCCAGACCCAGGAATTCCAGGGAGTATATGTGGTGTTTTCTACCGACCTGGCTGGCACGGCAGTGTGGGTACGGCTGGCGTCGCATATGCAGGTGATCCCCGAGATTAATGCCATGGTGTGGGTCTCCCGGTCCAACGACAACGGTGAGATTCCGGAGATCCAGAGCATTGTGCAGAACAACGGCACCATGACCGTTACCCCGTCCCACTGGATGGCCAATACCCATGTGGGCAATAGCTATTCCACCAGCTACAGCGACAGCAAATCCATCCGCTTTCCTTACAGCCTCGGCGTGGATCTGGCACCGGCGGTGGCGATGGTGGAGGACCGCTACAGCAAAGGCTCGCAGCTGTCGCCCAAATTCCAGGGTGCGCAACAGTTTCGTGATGTGAGTTATTCCATCGGCGGCGGGTTCGGGTATTCGGCGGCGAGCCATGGGCGTGGCGATATACTCAATGAAGGTCACTCCATCGGCTGTACCTACAACAAGAGCGATGGTGAGGAAACCAAAAGTTGGACGACCTACGACCTGGCCTGGAGCGAATCCACCCATCAGGTGGTGGAGAGTTACCAGACCATCAACGACCGGCAGTACAGCAAGTCCACCATCGGCAACACGGAATCCCACACCCATATCAAGGGCAGCAGCACCAGTTACCAGACCATGGATGGCCCGGTGCTGAGCTTCAGCACCCATAACAATTTGCTCAACAGCACCTCGCTATTTAATGGGCCGGTAACCAGCGAGACCACCCACAACATGCCCGTGGGCAGTGTGACGCTCTACAACGTGACGGCGCCAGTGATGAGCAATACCACTTACTTTGCTCCCGTCACCAATACCGCCCTGCACAACGCACTGGTGACCAGCACGACAACCCACAACGGCGCTGTGGTGAGCAACACCACCCACAATGGCAGTGTGTCCAGTACCACCACTATTACCGGGGTACAGAACAGCGTCAGTACTATTACCACCAGCAGCAGTACCTCAACGCTTGGCACAAGCAACAGCACGTCGATTATCGGCAGTAGTGCCAGCAGCAATATGATCGGTAGCAGCGACAATACCCATGTTATTGGCGTGAGCACTAACAGCAGTATCACCGCCAAATCTGACAATACCTCCATGGTGGGCGTCAGTACTGACATGAATATGATTGGCAGCACTAACAGCCTGAGCATGATCGGCAGTAAGGCAGGATTGAGTGTAGTAGGCGTCAGTGCCGAACTCAGCTCCATCGGTTCGGTGGAGAGCATTACTGCGATAGGGGTAAACAATACCGTTACCTCAATCGGCAGCGGCCTGCTGGTTAACATGGACCCTCGTGTTCAAAGTGAAGTCAAGGGATTGCGGGCCAAGATCCTCACCGCGCTGGAGGCGATCATCTAA